In one window of Limnohabitans sp. MORI2 DNA:
- the gmhB gene encoding D-glycero-beta-D-manno-heptose 1,7-bisphosphate 7-phosphatase: MQTKLVILDRDGTINCDSDDYVKSADEWIPLPGALEAIARLNHAGWRVVVASNQSGLGRGLFDVAALNAMHTKMHKLLAAVGGRIDAVFYCPHSPEETCNCRKPLPGLYEQIGERYGMDITGVHTVGDSLRDLQAGAAVGCATHLVHTGKGEKLKGQPLPADFPQGTLAHDDLGAFADWLLSQSGAHA, translated from the coding sequence ATGCAAACCAAACTCGTCATCCTCGACCGCGACGGCACCATCAACTGCGACAGCGACGACTATGTCAAGTCGGCTGACGAGTGGATTCCGTTGCCTGGTGCACTCGAAGCGATTGCGCGTTTGAACCACGCTGGCTGGCGTGTGGTGGTGGCATCCAACCAATCTGGTTTGGGTCGTGGCTTGTTTGATGTGGCTGCGCTGAACGCCATGCATACCAAGATGCACAAGCTCTTGGCTGCTGTGGGTGGTCGCATTGACGCCGTGTTTTACTGCCCACACAGCCCAGAAGAAACATGCAACTGCCGCAAGCCCTTGCCTGGCCTGTATGAGCAAATCGGCGAGCGCTACGGCATGGACATCACAGGCGTGCACACCGTAGGCGATTCGCTGCGCGACTTGCAAGCAGGCGCTGCTGTCGGTTGCGCCACGCACTTGGTGCACACAGGCAAAGGCGAAAAGCTAAAGGGCCAACCTCTGCCAGCAGACTTCCCCCAAGGCACTCTGGCCCACGATGACCTGGGTGCATTTGCCGACTGGTTGTTATCTCAGTCAGGAGCCCACGCATGA
- a CDS encoding SprT family zinc-dependent metalloprotease produces the protein MSRFLQLVLDMFDGATTKALQGLGADKRPNPQKRQPRQPKRLKPQGLMGGLHRDANALPQVPALHGPHMPSEPLGQVLPKAHYAHPRATRRIQLGTTDVAYAFRRGKRRTIGMAIGPDGLEVSAPRWVTLGEVESALREKADWIARKLVEMQERQQQLGAARIVWADGVVLPYLGDQLKVVLDSSSTLKKNSAQFEPAQSLHGGDVRSVCADTGTQDSVQAAAPLLHTLRLGLPLNAEPQQIRDAVQAWLMRQAKALFVERLNHFAPQLGVQWHKVSLSSAATRWGSASANGAIRLNWRLVHHKRDVIDYVVAHELSHLRVMDHSPRFWETVQSVMPDYAQRRRVLKDEPLPPWS, from the coding sequence ATGAGCCGCTTCTTGCAACTCGTGCTCGACATGTTCGATGGGGCGACTACCAAAGCCCTGCAGGGGCTTGGCGCAGACAAGCGACCCAACCCCCAAAAACGCCAGCCTCGACAACCCAAGCGACTCAAGCCGCAAGGCTTGATGGGCGGCTTGCACCGCGATGCCAACGCCTTACCGCAAGTGCCTGCGCTGCATGGCCCACACATGCCGTCGGAACCACTGGGGCAGGTATTGCCCAAGGCTCACTATGCCCACCCTCGCGCCACACGCCGTATCCAACTCGGCACGACCGATGTGGCGTATGCCTTTCGGCGCGGCAAGCGCCGCACTATTGGCATGGCGATTGGCCCAGACGGCCTAGAGGTGAGTGCTCCGCGTTGGGTCACATTAGGTGAAGTGGAATCTGCCCTGCGCGAAAAAGCCGATTGGATTGCGCGCAAGTTGGTCGAGATGCAAGAGCGTCAACAGCAACTCGGCGCCGCGCGCATCGTGTGGGCAGATGGTGTGGTGTTGCCGTATTTGGGCGACCAGCTGAAAGTGGTGCTTGACTCAAGCAGCACGCTTAAAAAGAACAGTGCACAGTTTGAGCCTGCACAGTCGCTGCACGGTGGCGATGTGCGCTCTGTCTGTGCGGATACCGGCACTCAAGACAGTGTGCAAGCCGCTGCGCCCTTGCTACATACCTTGCGTCTTGGCCTTCCGCTCAACGCCGAGCCCCAACAAATCCGCGATGCTGTGCAGGCATGGCTCATGCGTCAAGCCAAAGCTTTGTTTGTGGAGCGGCTCAACCACTTCGCGCCGCAGTTGGGCGTGCAATGGCACAAGGTGTCACTCAGCAGCGCTGCCACGCGATGGGGCAGCGCCAGTGCCAACGGGGCCATTCGGCTGAACTGGCGCTTGGTGCACCACAAGCGTGACGTGATCGACTACGTCGTGGCCCATGAGCTCAGCCATTTGCGTGTGATGGACCACAGCCCGCGGTTTTGGGAAACCGTGCAAAGCGTCATGCCCGACTATGCCCAGCGCCGACGTGTTCTTAAGGATGAACCCTTACCCCCGTGGTCTTGA
- the glyS gene encoding glycine--tRNA ligase subunit beta: MTTQNLLIELFVEELPPKALQKLGDAFSSVLFDQLKAQGLTAANSAVTAYASPRRLAAHITAVSALAADKAVQQKLMPVTVGVDASGNATPALLKKLQALGAGPEAVAQLKRAPDGKAEALFYDSIVKGASLTDGLQKALSEAIAKLPIPKVMSYQLETDCELPGWSSVNFVRPAHSLVALHGSTVVPVKALGLTAGNSTQGHRFEARVSPVVLANADVYAATLAKDGAVIASFTERRAEIARQLEAAAAKVGGGVKAIEDAALLDEVTALVERPNVLVCEFEKQFLDVPQECLILTMKANQKYFPLLDAAGKLTNKFLVVSNITPDDASAVIGGNERVVRPRLADAKFFFDQDRKKTLASRVEGLAKVVYHNKLGTQGERTDRVRAIAKGIAALLPQAKDAAFVKAVDAAAQLAKTDLLTDMVGEFPELQGIMGGYYARHDGLSNDVAEAIEDHYKPRFAGDELPRNTVGVVVALADKLETLVGMFGIGNLPTGDKDPFALRRHALGVVRMLSEANLDVALDALIAQAIPAFGDKITDPAAALSSFIYDRLSGSLREQGYSAQEVEAVLALRPQRLSDVAKRLTAVRAFATLPEASALAAANKRIGNVLKKAGEVDAHVNTALFKEDAEQALYAVMQKLLPESEAQFNAGDYTASLQTLAALRSPVDAFFDDVMVNAEEMDLRLNRQGMLKKLHEAMNRVADLSALAS; encoded by the coding sequence ATGACCACACAAAACCTACTCATCGAACTCTTCGTGGAAGAGTTGCCTCCTAAGGCTTTGCAAAAACTCGGCGACGCATTTTCAAGCGTGCTGTTTGATCAACTCAAAGCCCAGGGCTTGACTGCGGCTAACTCCGCCGTCACTGCTTACGCTTCGCCACGTCGTTTGGCTGCACACATCACAGCCGTGTCGGCACTGGCCGCTGACAAAGCCGTGCAGCAAAAACTCATGCCCGTCACCGTGGGCGTGGACGCCAGCGGCAACGCCACACCCGCCTTGCTGAAAAAACTGCAAGCCTTGGGCGCAGGCCCCGAGGCTGTGGCGCAACTCAAACGCGCTCCCGATGGCAAAGCAGAAGCCTTGTTCTACGACAGCATCGTCAAAGGCGCGAGCTTGACCGATGGTCTGCAAAAAGCATTGAGCGAAGCCATCGCCAAATTGCCGATCCCCAAAGTGATGAGCTACCAGCTCGAAACCGATTGCGAATTGCCTGGCTGGAGCAGCGTCAACTTTGTGCGCCCCGCGCACAGCTTGGTGGCTTTGCATGGCAGCACCGTGGTCCCTGTGAAGGCTTTGGGCTTGACTGCTGGCAACAGCACACAAGGCCACCGCTTTGAAGCTCGTGTGTCGCCCGTGGTCTTGGCCAACGCCGATGTGTACGCAGCGACACTCGCCAAAGACGGCGCCGTCATCGCGAGCTTCACTGAGCGCCGCGCTGAGATTGCACGTCAACTCGAAGCTGCAGCCGCCAAGGTCGGCGGTGGCGTGAAGGCGATCGAAGATGCAGCATTGCTCGATGAAGTGACTGCGCTCGTCGAACGCCCCAACGTGTTGGTGTGCGAGTTTGAAAAACAATTTCTCGACGTGCCGCAAGAGTGCCTCATCCTCACGATGAAGGCCAACCAAAAATATTTCCCATTGCTCGATGCAGCAGGCAAGCTCACCAACAAGTTCTTGGTGGTCAGCAACATCACGCCTGATGATGCATCTGCCGTGATCGGTGGCAACGAACGCGTGGTGCGTCCCCGTCTGGCTGATGCCAAATTTTTCTTTGACCAAGACCGCAAAAAGACACTCGCCTCGCGCGTGGAGGGCTTGGCCAAGGTCGTGTACCACAACAAACTTGGCACCCAAGGTGAGCGCACCGACCGCGTGCGCGCCATCGCCAAAGGGATTGCCGCTTTGTTGCCACAAGCCAAAGACGCTGCTTTCGTGAAAGCCGTTGACGCCGCTGCACAGCTGGCCAAAACCGATTTGCTGACCGACATGGTGGGTGAGTTCCCTGAGTTGCAGGGCATCATGGGTGGCTATTACGCACGTCACGATGGCTTGAGCAACGACGTGGCCGAAGCCATTGAAGACCATTACAAACCTCGCTTCGCGGGCGACGAATTGCCACGCAACACTGTAGGTGTTGTGGTGGCATTGGCCGATAAGTTAGAGACCTTGGTGGGTATGTTTGGCATTGGTAATTTGCCAACGGGTGACAAAGACCCATTCGCTTTGCGTCGTCACGCTTTGGGTGTGGTACGCATGTTGAGCGAAGCCAATTTGGATGTAGCCTTGGACGCACTGATTGCACAAGCCATTCCCGCCTTTGGCGACAAAATCACTGACCCTGCTGCGGCTTTGTCTTCGTTTATTTACGACCGACTCTCCGGCAGCCTGCGCGAGCAAGGCTATTCTGCGCAAGAAGTCGAAGCCGTGTTGGCCTTGCGCCCACAGCGCTTGAGCGATGTGGCCAAACGCCTCACCGCTGTCCGCGCTTTCGCCACTTTGCCCGAAGCTTCTGCTTTGGCTGCCGCCAACAAACGCATCGGCAACGTGCTCAAAAAAGCTGGCGAGGTCGATGCACACGTCAACACCGCCTTGTTCAAAGAAGACGCCGAGCAAGCTTTGTATGCCGTGATGCAAAAGCTGCTGCCCGAATCTGAGGCGCAGTTCAATGCGGGCGACTACACCGCTTCTTTGCAAACGTTGGCTGCTTTGCGTTCGCCTGTGGATGCGTTCTTTGACGACGTCATGGTCAACGCCGAAGAGATGGACTTGCGCTTGAACCGCCAAGGCATGCTGAAGAAACTGCACGAAGCCATGAACCGCGTGGCTGATTTGTCAGCCCTCGCGTCTTAA
- a CDS encoding CBS domain-containing protein: protein MLEGVLRMADLTAGQVMVAAPRMDLIQLEAPMEETLHQVIDTGHSRFPVYEGTRDNLVGILLAKDLLKLQRAPELNIRTLLRPPVFVPESKGLNDLLREFRNTRNHLAIVVDEFGRIAGLITIEDVLEQIVGDIEDEFDSQDDVGDIFALADQTYRVSGDASLERVGEAFSTALDVGNIEGADDAHFDTIGGLIAHAMGHVPKRGEYFDLSPLRFEVLHTRGGAVKWFKVYPLPVEKTPA from the coding sequence ATGCTTGAAGGCGTTCTTCGCATGGCTGACCTCACAGCAGGCCAAGTCATGGTGGCGGCGCCGCGTATGGACCTCATACAACTTGAGGCGCCGATGGAGGAAACACTTCACCAAGTGATTGATACAGGGCACTCACGCTTTCCAGTTTACGAGGGCACGCGAGACAATCTCGTTGGTATCTTGTTGGCAAAAGACTTGCTCAAGTTGCAACGTGCACCAGAATTAAATATCCGCACCTTGCTGCGTCCCCCCGTGTTTGTGCCAGAAAGCAAGGGTTTGAATGATTTACTGCGTGAATTTCGAAACACACGCAACCACCTAGCTATAGTAGTTGATGAGTTTGGACGAATCGCTGGACTTATCACCATTGAGGATGTGCTCGAACAAATTGTGGGTGACATTGAAGATGAGTTCGACAGTCAAGACGATGTCGGCGACATCTTTGCTTTGGCAGATCAAACTTACCGCGTCAGTGGTGATGCCTCGCTGGAGCGAGTTGGTGAAGCGTTTTCTACAGCGCTAGATGTCGGGAACATCGAAGGTGCTGACGATGCGCATTTCGACACCATAGGCGGCCTCATCGCTCATGCAATGGGGCATGTGCCCAAACGTGGTGAATATTTTGATTTAAGCCCACTACGTTTTGAGGTGCTACACACCCGTGGTGGCGCGGTGAAGTGGTTCAAGGTTTATCCTTTGCCCGTTGAGAAAACCCCAGCTTAG
- the glyQ gene encoding glycine--tRNA ligase subunit alpha, whose amino-acid sequence MLTFQQIILKLQSYWAEQGCALLQPIDMEVGAGTSHTATFLRALGPEPWKAAYVQPSRRPKDGRYGENPNRLQHYYQYQVVLKPAPSNILELYLGSLEALGFDLKKNDIRFVEDDWENPTLGAWGLGWEVWLNGMEVTQFTYFQQVGGIDCKPITGEITYGLERLAMYLQGVDNVYNLQWTDGLTYGDVYKQNEVEQSTYNFEHSDAEFLFTAFGAHEKQAQHLMGAQLALPAYEQVLKAAHTFNLLDARGAISVTERAAYIGRIRNLARAVAQSYYESRERLGFPMAPREWVEQIPKKAA is encoded by the coding sequence ATGCTGACTTTTCAACAAATCATTCTCAAACTCCAGTCCTACTGGGCCGAGCAAGGCTGCGCCTTGTTGCAACCCATCGACATGGAGGTCGGTGCGGGCACCTCACACACCGCTACGTTCTTGCGCGCTTTAGGCCCAGAGCCATGGAAGGCCGCCTATGTGCAACCCAGCCGCCGCCCCAAAGATGGCCGCTACGGCGAGAACCCCAACCGCTTGCAGCACTACTACCAATACCAAGTGGTGTTGAAGCCCGCGCCCAGCAACATCTTGGAGCTGTATCTGGGCTCCCTCGAAGCCCTCGGCTTTGACCTCAAGAAAAACGACATCCGCTTCGTCGAAGATGATTGGGAAAACCCAACTCTGGGCGCATGGGGCTTGGGCTGGGAAGTTTGGCTCAACGGCATGGAAGTCACGCAGTTCACGTACTTCCAACAAGTGGGCGGCATTGACTGCAAGCCCATCACCGGCGAAATCACTTATGGCTTAGAGCGTTTGGCCATGTACCTGCAAGGTGTGGACAACGTCTACAACTTGCAATGGACCGATGGCTTGACGTATGGCGACGTGTACAAGCAAAACGAAGTGGAGCAATCCACCTACAACTTCGAGCACAGCGATGCCGAGTTCTTGTTCACAGCTTTTGGGGCGCACGAAAAACAAGCACAGCACCTCATGGGCGCGCAACTCGCATTGCCCGCTTACGAGCAAGTGCTCAAAGCCGCGCACACCTTCAACTTGCTCGACGCGCGTGGTGCGATCAGCGTGACCGAGCGTGCGGCCTACATCGGCCGTATCCGTAACTTGGCACGCGCCGTGGCGCAAAGCTATTACGAGAGCCGCGAACGCTTGGGCTTCCCCATGGCTCCGCGTGAATGGGTTGAGCAAATTCCGAAGAAGGCCGCTTGA
- a CDS encoding lysophospholipid acyltransferase family protein: MPMLRSTLHMAFMFVTIIPYTLAILVARLLGAKGNVRYAIAQKWLTLSIDAARVIMGIRYEVQGQDNLPVGETSPAILLVKHQSTYETFLMPAIMPHPLAYVFKKELLYVPFFGWSIGSLDMIHIDRSQRAKAFAKVVEQGQALLDRGVWVIMFPEGTRIPRGERGSYKTGGTRLAIATGAPVIPVAVTSAKCWPRRAFIKTPGVVDVSIGKPIPSAGRDADELMREVETWIEAEMHRLDPEAYTGQH, encoded by the coding sequence ATGCCTATGCTTCGTTCAACGCTGCACATGGCGTTCATGTTCGTCACGATCATCCCGTACACCTTGGCCATTTTGGTGGCGCGTTTGCTGGGCGCCAAAGGCAATGTGCGTTATGCCATTGCACAAAAGTGGCTCACCCTCAGCATCGATGCAGCGCGCGTCATCATGGGCATTCGCTACGAGGTGCAAGGCCAAGACAACTTGCCCGTGGGTGAAACCAGCCCCGCCATTTTGTTGGTCAAGCATCAGTCCACGTACGAAACGTTTTTGATGCCGGCCATCATGCCGCACCCCTTGGCCTACGTGTTCAAAAAAGAACTGTTGTACGTGCCGTTTTTCGGGTGGTCTATCGGCAGTTTGGACATGATTCACATCGACCGCAGCCAACGCGCCAAGGCTTTTGCCAAAGTGGTGGAGCAGGGGCAGGCTTTGCTTGACAGAGGTGTGTGGGTCATCATGTTCCCCGAAGGTACGCGCATTCCACGTGGCGAGCGCGGCAGCTACAAAACAGGCGGCACACGCTTGGCCATTGCCACGGGGGCGCCGGTCATTCCTGTGGCAGTGACTTCGGCCAAATGCTGGCCACGCAGAGCCTTCATCAAAACCCCTGGCGTGGTGGATGTCTCGATTGGTAAACCCATTCCCAGTGCGGGCCGTGATGCCGACGAGCTGATGCGCGAAGTTGAAACCTGGATCGAAGCCGAAATGCACCGCCTCGACCCTGAGGCCTACACCGGCCAACACTGA
- the lnt gene encoding apolipoprotein N-acyltransferase yields the protein MHPTQAERQVGALTWALALMLVMAGCLQAVSLAWPFDGEMQGRAQGWLQCLSMLAVAWHLDRSCNNKQAFLITWLFAFAWLLGCIWWLYISMYRYGGLSAILAAMAVVSLAAGLALIYGLAGVLYVRVCQQGVGLMARASAFACVWMLAEMVRGTLWTGFPWGAVGYAHVDGVLRHWAPWFGVYGLCGISAFIAMVIACRKDVQISKSWKAQVVTFTVLISLSCAWLASPTHDDQRETFSSRPFSVTLLQGNIAQDLKFGEGVSQALNSYRTALLLSTSDLTVTPETALPLIQQQIPDRYWHELESHYSKGQQAALIGMPAAMRTTQGQLQYSNSAVALMPQATPASTASYQYDKHHLVPFGEFVPPLFQWFVRMMNIPLGDFTRGDVAQPSLVFKGERIAPNICYEDLFGEELARSFADPDKAPTIMVNLSNIAWFGDTVAIDQHLHISRMRALELGRPMLRATNTGATAIINAKGEVTQRLPSAVQGALTAEVHGVHGPVTPYARWVSVWGLWPLAGLALFTLLIVAAQSHAARHGQRRFGP from the coding sequence ATGCATCCAACCCAAGCCGAGAGACAAGTTGGTGCGCTGACATGGGCACTCGCATTGATGCTAGTGATGGCGGGGTGCCTACAAGCCGTGTCGCTGGCGTGGCCATTTGATGGGGAAATGCAAGGGCGAGCCCAAGGCTGGCTGCAATGCCTAAGTATGTTGGCGGTAGCTTGGCACCTCGATCGCAGTTGCAACAACAAGCAAGCATTTTTGATCACGTGGCTGTTTGCATTTGCTTGGCTCTTGGGCTGCATATGGTGGCTTTACATCTCAATGTATCGTTACGGTGGCTTGTCTGCGATATTGGCAGCGATGGCTGTGGTGTCGCTGGCTGCCGGGTTGGCATTGATCTACGGCTTGGCCGGCGTGCTCTATGTTCGGGTGTGTCAGCAAGGTGTGGGTCTCATGGCTCGAGCAAGCGCTTTTGCGTGTGTGTGGATGCTCGCAGAAATGGTGCGGGGCACGCTGTGGACTGGCTTTCCTTGGGGGGCAGTGGGATATGCCCATGTAGATGGCGTTTTAAGACACTGGGCACCTTGGTTTGGTGTCTATGGTTTGTGTGGCATCAGCGCATTCATCGCCATGGTTATCGCCTGTCGAAAAGATGTGCAAATCAGCAAATCATGGAAAGCTCAAGTGGTGACGTTCACCGTGCTGATCAGCCTTAGCTGCGCCTGGTTGGCATCGCCCACTCATGACGATCAGAGAGAAACTTTTTCAAGTCGTCCATTCAGTGTGACCTTGTTGCAGGGCAATATCGCGCAAGATTTGAAGTTCGGCGAAGGCGTGAGCCAAGCGCTCAACAGCTACCGAACCGCGTTGCTGCTAAGCACAAGTGACCTCACGGTCACACCAGAAACCGCACTTCCGCTGATCCAGCAACAAATCCCCGATCGTTATTGGCATGAGCTAGAGTCTCACTACAGCAAAGGACAGCAAGCAGCACTCATTGGGATGCCTGCAGCTATGCGCACCACACAAGGCCAACTGCAGTACAGCAATTCAGCCGTTGCACTGATGCCGCAAGCGACCCCTGCATCCACAGCCAGCTACCAATACGACAAGCACCACTTGGTGCCCTTTGGCGAATTTGTGCCACCACTCTTCCAATGGTTTGTGCGCATGATGAACATCCCGTTGGGAGACTTCACCAGAGGTGATGTGGCGCAGCCTAGTTTGGTGTTCAAAGGTGAGCGCATCGCTCCCAATATTTGCTATGAAGATTTGTTTGGCGAAGAGTTGGCTCGTAGCTTTGCCGATCCTGACAAAGCTCCCACCATCATGGTCAACCTCAGCAACATCGCGTGGTTCGGCGACACCGTAGCTATTGATCAGCATCTACACATCTCGCGCATGCGCGCCCTAGAACTAGGCCGCCCCATGCTGCGCGCCACAAACACAGGGGCCACGGCCATCATCAACGCCAAAGGCGAAGTCACGCAGCGCTTACCCAGTGCTGTCCAAGGGGCGCTCACTGCGGAGGTTCATGGCGTGCATGGACCCGTGACACCCTACGCCCGCTGGGTGTCTGTATGGGGGCTTTGGCCATTGGCAGGACTGGCCCTGTTCACCCTCTTGATCGTGGCAGCCCAATCGCATGCAGCTCGCCACGGCCAGAGGCGTTTCGGCCCGTAA